From the genome of Nitrospirota bacterium:
ATGACCAAGGCCCTGACGGACCTGGAGGGGATGCGGACAAGCGAAGGGAAGGCCCTGACCGAGGATATGCGAACGCGGGTCCAGACCATTCGGGGCCACAAGGACCTGATCGCCGCCAGGACCCCGCTGCTGGCTCAAGAGGCCTTTGACCGTATGAAAACCCGTGTGGAGAAGCTGCTGGGATCGGAAATTCCTGACCTCCCCAGGCTCTATCAGGAATTGGCCGTCTACGCAGACCGTGGCGACATCACGGAAGAAATAGTCAGACTGGACTCGCATATGATACAGTTTGAACAGACGCTCAACCGCGCAGAATCTGTGGGTAAAACACTCGATTTCCTCCTCCAGGAAATCGGGCGGGAAGTCAACACGATCGGGTCAAAAGCGAATGACGCCGACATCGCCGGTCATGTGGTTCACATGAAGGCCGAACTCGAACGTATTCGCGAACAGGTGCAAAACGTCGAATGAGCTCCATGACCACCACAAGTTCCACAGCCCCAGTGTCCAATCCGCCGCGATCCTCGATGGATCGACGGGGGATTTTGTTCATTATCTCCGCACCCTCCGGGACGGGGAAAA
Proteins encoded in this window:
- a CDS encoding YicC family protein, coding for MIHSMTGFGRRQAPWQDGSVTVEMRSVNHRFLEIACRLPRPLSQLEDAFKKAIQQRCTRGRVDITVTVQAGKGRAGSVNLDQALAKQYHQAFLTLKKSLKLSGSVDLALMAGLRDVVSVSDQPTEDPKLAKLVQQLMTKALTDLEGMRTSEGKALTEDMRTRVQTIRGHKDLIAARTPLLAQEAFDRMKTRVEKLLGSEIPDLPRLYQELAVYADRGDITEEIVRLDSHMIQFEQTLNRAESVGKTLDFLLQEIGREVNTIGSKANDADIAGHVVHMKAELERIREQVQNVE